The following are encoded in a window of Castanea sativa cultivar Marrone di Chiusa Pesio chromosome 5, ASM4071231v1 genomic DNA:
- the LOC142635866 gene encoding TMV resistance protein N-like, producing MASFSTEKACTPLSSSSFSSMSQRKYEVFLSFYGEDTRKNFTDHLYATLIQKGINVYRDNENLEQGKPIALGLMKAIEESKMAIIVLSKNYAFSKWCLNELVKILKCMKEKELKVWPIFYHVNPSDVGNQRKSFEKAFLKHEEDGKVCKEQIQEWRSALKEVSKLRGRHLVDSPESVDIEEITKSIFDELNRELSEDFEHLVGINSHVKEIMNLFSTMSDDVCFIGIWGMPGIGKTTLALAIYSRICHQFEASSFIYDIREKDEKNGREHLQKQLLYETLRVKEDIWDPRRGINVIKKRLINKKVLIVLDDVDKDEQLEALAGKPDWFGLGSIIIITSKDKHLLKRHHLGTTIHKVHGLDNDEALELFSWYVFKQTYPKKDFEDLSNCFVKYAKGLPIALKVLGSSLIDRPREVWEDYLHQLEEILEGEIPEGEIPEEKILDKLEISYRGLTKIEKDLFLDIACFFKGEDKKRVAHIEGSGCKRNIETLKDKSLIAILGGKLCMHDLIQQMGWRIVSRESPQECGRRSRLWLSKDVFHVLKKNTGTEIVKGIVLDFRGKEFQRKENLNDKAFSNMESLRLLKISNVHLPKGLDFLSNELRMMEWYDYPLKSMPIDFQPDNLVELIMPRSHIEQLPEGLTNLAKLRLLDLRDSKDLDKTPNFIGCPNLERLIFQGCTSLYELHSSVRALNKLTLLNLKDCSSLTGLPREINLKSLEIFILSGCSSLKKFSEIGTNMTSLSELYLDGTAVEELPSSLERLTGLTVLSLQGCKNLSSFPIVNLPSLKTLNLSGIKVQPQPPKSWLSHGFSLVRAALAFLIPKAINQMLPRLRFIVSLNLGGRNLGDGGLPDDLSGLSSLQILNLSENNFTRLPGSISQLSKLKTLVLNGCSRLQSLPDLPLSVGDVAAMGCPLLEKYSNQRIAWTSGDMGFTMIHLDTKGDGQSVIRILGLFGVFERYVMGIINQNKNYFELSISSETPEWFSHQSPGSLVSIPLPSNLREDSSWIGIAFFVSFEFLEKLNSLSSEQDDDISIDFNCRSDIIEVPRINCPLKGLQLRLHATSFRASSFGLKVIIPAGKLIDHLEDCNCIIASIRRKCTNIEIETCGARVLYKQDLVKFLRVRGSGKMKQIFKCDLDKVETSRLCQDLIHQNETFCEFSSPTGIPELFSHQNFGSSIRIPLPLDLHDDSNWIGIALFAVVIFHKKLNRQEWKFSIKFNCRSDMVDGPVDRCLSIVLNICNIQYEPFCHTRSQSCKLLVKAGELRDCLKECSSISTSLTSDSPYIQIKMCGARVVYMQDLEKFVQAKGKIKQRSKCQMDKVESNQSNDQLKAELMSLLLRVYQGDLARNHKYDYVFPHMTVPDWFSNRSFCSDIRIKLPTNLQRYGRWMGIAVCAYYTVQGRLAISGDNKDLTSFLNFYNPLVSHRVCLTRHRVVQESKDIFVESSHRILVFYIPQVLLRLEECRHIGASFEHNKPDVRVKECGLRLVFEQDVETFVQTLAQCMLESPDAYHECFHQNLLHQVEERVASKDFGFSSSLQRMPQPMPVLQPRNENIAEGCTFSATSLSSFTGFLATARKEQYASIMSSESLIKARLEKTFDEGEIFNCCFTEREIPQWFCYEDKKSMEIPLSPEFVNDPDWMGFALCGLFSFNMNPTAVRQSLSSKKIGIYQFRSIGMVQFHCLLQTSSSNRRSHLG from the exons ATGGCTTCCTTCAGCACTGAAAAAGCCTGTACACCTTTGTCTTCctcatctttttcttctatgTCTCAACGGAAATACGAAGTTTTTCTCAGTTTTTATGGTGAGGATACCCGTAAGAATTTTACCGATCATCTATATGCTACTTTGATACAAAAAGGCATTAATGTTTATAGAGATAATGAAAATCTTGAGCAAGGAAAACCCATTGCTTTAGGGCTCATGAAAGCAATAGAAGAATCCAAGATGGCAATTATTGTTCTCTCAAAAAACTATGCATTTTCAAAGTGGTGCTTGAATGAACTTGTCAAAATTCTTAAATGCATGAAAGAGAAGGAGCTGAAAGTTTGGCCTATTTTTTACCACGTAAATCCCTCTGATGTTGGGAATCAGAGAAAGAGTTTTGAGAAAGCATTTCTCAAGCATGAAGAAGATGGCAAGGTTTGCAAAGAACAGATACAAGAGTGGAGATCTGCACTGAAAGAAGTGAGCAAGCTCCGCGGGAGGCATTTAGTGGATAG TCCCGAATCAGTAGATATTGAGGAAATCACAAAAAGCATATTTGATGAATTGAATCGTGAATTATCAGAAGATTTTGAGCACCTTGTTGGAATAAACTCACATGTGAAAGAAATAATGAACTTATTTAGTACAATGTCAGATGATGTGTGCTTCATAGGGATTTGGGGGATGCCTGGGATTGGTAAAACCACCCTAGCACTTGCCATTTATAGTAGAATTTGTCATCAATTTGAAGCTAGTAGCTTTATTTATGACATCagagaaaaagatgaaaaaaatggtCGAGAACATTTACAAAAACAGCTTCTTTATGAGACATTGAGGGTAAAGGAAGACATTTGGGACCCTCGTAGAGGGATCAATGTCATAAAGAAGAGATTAATAAATAAGAAGGTTCTTATTGTTCTTGACGATGTTGACAAAGATGAACAGCTAGAGGCATTAGCAGGGAAGCCTGACTGGTTTGGTCTAGGGAGTATTATCATTATCACAAGTAAAGATAAGCACTTGCTAAAGAGGCATCACCTGGGTACTACTATACATAAGGTACATGGATTAGATAATGATGAAGCTTTGGAGCTCTTCAGTTGGTATGTGTTTAAACAAACCTATCCTAAAAAAGATTTTGAGGATTTGTCAAATTGTTTTGTGAAGTATGCTAAAGGGCTTCCTATAGCTCTTAAAGTTTTGGGCTCCTCCTTGATTGATAGACCAAGAGAGGTATGGGAAGATTACCTGCATCAATTAGAAGAAATCCTTGAAGGAGAAATTCCTGAAGGAGAAATTCCTGAAGAAAAAATTCTTGATAAACTTGAAATAAGTTATAGGGGATTGACTAAAATAGAGAAAGATCTATTTTTGGATATTGCGTGTTTCTTCAAAGGGGAGGATAAAAAGCGAGTGGCGCATATAGAAGGTTCTGGTTGCAAGAGGAATATAGAAACTCTCAAGGACAAATCTCTCATTGCCATTTTAGGGGGAAAATTATGTATGCATGATTTAATACAACAAATGGGTTGGAGAATTGTTAGTCGTGAATCACCTCAAGAGTGTGGAAGACGCAGTAGGTTGTGGCTTTCTAAGGATGTGTTTCATGTGCTAAAGAAAAATACT GGAACAGAAATTGTAAAAGGCATAGTTCTTGATTTCCGGGGAAAAGAATTTCAACGTAAAGAAAACTTGAATGACAAAGCCTTCTCAAATATGGAAAGTCTAAGGTTGCTTAAAATTTCTAATGTGCACCTTCCAAAAGGCCTCGATTTCCTTTCTAATGAGTTAAGAATGATGGAATGGTATGATTATCCTTTGAAATCAATGCCAATCGATTTTCAACCGGACAATCTTGTTGAACTCATCATGCCACGCAGCCACATTGAGCAATTACCAGAGGGACTTACT AACTTGGCCAAGTTAAGACTCCTGGATCTTAGGGACTCTAAAGACTTAGACAAGACTCCTAACTTCATCGGATGCCCAAATCTGGAGAGGCTGATTTTTCAAGGATGTACAAGTTTGTATGAGCTTCACTCATCTGTCAGAGCTCTCAATAAGCTTACTTTGTTAAATCTAAAAGATTGTAGTAGTCTTACTGGCCTCCCTCGCGAAATAAACTTGAAGTCTCTTGAAATTTTTATTCTATCCGGCTGTTCAAGTCTCAAGAAGTTTTCAGAGATTGGAACAAATATGACAAGCTTGTCAGAGCTGTATTTAGATGGGACTGCTGTGGAAGAATTGCCATCATCGCTTGAGCGTTTGACTGGCTTGACTGTCTTGAGTCTTCAAGGTTGCAAAAACCTTTCAAGTTTCCCAATTGTCAATTTGCCATCTCTGAAAACTCTGAATCTATCGGGAATTAAGGTTCAACCACAACCACCTAAATCCTGGCTTTCGCACGGATTCTCCCTCGTCCGTGCTGCACTTGCTTTCCTTATCCCCAAGGCCATCAACCAGATGTTGCCTAGGTTAAGATTTATTGTATCTCTAAATCTAGGTGGCCGCAATTTAGGGGACGGAGGACTCCCTGATGATCTTAGTGGCTTATCCTCGTTGCAGATACTGAATTTGAGCGAAAACAACTTTACACGCCTGCCTGGTAGTATTTCTCAGCTTTCCAAGCTCAAAACTCTTGTGTTGAATGGTTGTAGCAGGCTACAATCATTGCCAGACCTTCCGTTAAGTGTAGGAGATGTGGCAGCAATGGGGTGTCCTTTATTGGAAAAGTATTCAAATCAACGTATTGCATGGACTTCGGGTGACATGGGATTCACAATGATTCATTTGGATACCAAGGGTGATGGTCAATCTGTCATCCGCATTTTGGGCTTATTTGGTGTCTTTGAAAGATATGTgatg gGTATAATTAATCAAAACAAGAACTATTTCGAATTATCAATTTCAAGTGAAACTCCAGAGTGGTTCAGCCATCAGAGCCCTGGGTCACTTGTATCAATTCCGCTACCTTCTAATCTGCGTGAAGATAGTAGTTGGATTGGGATTGCTTTCTTTGTTAGTTTTGAATTCCTTGAAAAATTGAATAGTCTTTCTTCTGAGCAGGATGATGATATTTCTATCGACTTTAATTGTAGATCAGACATAATTGAAGTTCCACGTATAAATTGTCCCTTAAAAGGATTGCAATTGCGTTTGCATGCTACCAGTTTCCGTGCTAGCTCATTTGGATTGAAGGTAATTATTCCAGCTGGAAAACTTATAGACCATTTAGAGGATTGCAATTGCATTATTGCTTCTATTAGGAGAAAGTGCACTAATATCGAGATCGAAACGTGTGGTGCGCGTGTACTGTACAAGCAAGATTTGGTGAAGTTTCTACGAGTTAGAGGTAGCGGCAAGATGAAGCAAATATTCAAATGTGACCTTGAtaaggtggaaacttctagatTGTGTCAG GATTTAATTCATCAAAATGAAACCTTTTGCGAGTTTTCAAGTCCAACTGGAATTCCAGAGTTGTTCAGCCATCAGAACTTTGGGTCATCTATAAGGATACCACTACCTTTGGATCTGCATGATGATAGTAATTGGATTGGGATTGCTCTGTTTGCTGTTGTTATATTCCATAAAAAATTGAACAGACAAGAATGGAAATTTTCTATCAAATTTAATTGTAGGTCAGACATGGTTGACGGTCCTGTAGATAGATGTCTCTCGATTGTCCTTAACATATGTAACATTCAATATGAACCCTTTTGCCATACTCGTTCACAAAGTTGTAAGTTACTTGTTAAAGCTGGGGAACTTAGAGACTGTCTAAAGGAATGCAGTTCGATTAGCACTTCGCTTACGAGTGACAGCCCTTATATCCAGATCAAGATGTGTGGTGCCCGTGTAGTTTACATGCAAGATCTGGAAAAGTTTGTACAAGCTAAAGGCAAGATCAAGCAAAGATCCAAATGCCAGATGGATAAGGTGGAATCTAATCAGTCCAATGACCAGCTTAAAGCAGAGCTAATGTCATTGCTTTTAAGAGTGTATCAG GGAGACTTGGCTCGAAACCATAAATATGATTATGTCTTTCCTCATATGACAGTTCCAGACTGGTTCAGTAATCGAAGTTTTTGTTCCGACATAAGAATTAAACTACCCACCAATTTGCAGCGTTATGGGAGATGGATGGGAATCGCTGTGTGTGCTTATTATACTGTCCAAGGGCGACTAGCAATTTCTGGTGACAATAAGGATTTAACAAGTTTTCTCAACTTCTATAATCCTTTAGTTAGTCATCGAGTTTGCCTCACTCGTCACAGGGTCGTTCAAGAATCTAAAGACATTTTTGTTGAGTCATCCCATCgaattttggtattttatatACCACAGGTGTTACTTCGACTGGAAGAGTGTCGACACATTGGGGCTTCATTTGAACACAATAAACCAGATGTGCGGGTTAAAGAGTGTGGACTCCGCCTTGTATTCGAGCAAGACGTTGAAACTTTTGTGCAAACATTAGCCCAGTGTATGTTAGAAAGTCCAGATGCCTATCATGAGTGttttcatcaaaatttgttACATCAAGTTGAGGAAAGGGTGGCGAGCAAAGATTTTGGTTTCTCCTCTTCACTTCAAAG GATGCCTCAACCCATGCCCGTCCTTCAACCAAGAAACGAAAATATAGCAGAGGGTTGTACCTTTTCGGCAACAAGTCTGAGCTCTTTTACTGGTTTTCTTGCAACAGCTAGGAAAGAGCAATATGCAAGTATTATGTCAAGTGAATCTTTGATCAAAGCACGTTTagag